A single Magnetococcales bacterium DNA region contains:
- a CDS encoding glycosyltransferase family 2 protein, producing the protein MSEHNRSKTPAMAGSWPHHNKNVPQHPASFQTAVKKIQPGLTSILVPVFNNLQCVTLLYRSLAAQTADQPIEMIFIDNHSTEAGMDEFYDNIRLDPRVTVIRNVGNLGFGKANNCGLQQSHGEFIALINSDMFFFQPWLSPILDHFAGDPLCAAVQGLILLPDEGTPLSSWKTQTCGARFDATGLPQYHLAGQLADAPAVQSLQTLEAFMGTGVVLRRSILDEVGFFDDSYDIVFMEDTDLSLRISAAGYRIHFEPRARLIHLHSASMPYLSQEEYDRSRHFNLALFRRKWPPQKIQEILLAQGFRSPVHNPGA; encoded by the coding sequence GTGTCAGAACACAATCGGTCAAAGACGCCGGCCATGGCGGGTTCATGGCCACATCACAACAAAAACGTTCCGCAACATCCGGCCTCTTTTCAGACCGCAGTCAAAAAAATTCAGCCGGGTTTGACCTCGATTCTGGTGCCTGTCTTCAACAATCTGCAATGTGTCACCCTCCTGTACCGGTCTCTGGCAGCCCAGACTGCCGATCAACCCATCGAGATGATTTTCATCGACAATCACTCCACGGAAGCGGGCATGGATGAGTTTTACGACAACATTCGCCTTGACCCGCGAGTGACCGTCATTCGCAATGTTGGCAATCTGGGTTTCGGCAAGGCCAACAATTGCGGTTTGCAACAAAGCCACGGCGAATTCATTGCCCTGATCAATTCGGACATGTTTTTTTTCCAGCCATGGCTCTCTCCCATCCTGGACCATTTTGCCGGCGATCCACTTTGCGCTGCTGTGCAGGGTCTGATTCTGCTGCCCGACGAGGGAACGCCTTTATCCTCCTGGAAGACCCAAACCTGTGGTGCCCGGTTTGATGCAACCGGACTGCCTCAGTATCATCTGGCCGGTCAGTTGGCCGATGCGCCGGCAGTGCAATCCCTGCAAACCCTGGAGGCTTTCATGGGGACGGGGGTGGTGTTGCGCCGGTCGATTCTGGATGAAGTCGGATTTTTTGACGATTCCTATGACATTGTTTTCATGGAGGATACGGATCTTTCTCTGCGGATCAGTGCCGCAGGCTATCGTATCCATTTCGAACCCCGTGCCCGACTCATCCACCTGCACAGTGCCTCCATGCCCTACCTCTCCCAGGAGGAGTATGACCGTTCCCGTCATTTCAATCTGGCCCTTTTTCGCCGCAAATGGCCCCCACAGAAAATTCAGGAGATCCTCCTGGCCCAGGGATTTCGTTCCCCTGTTCACAATCCTGGTGCCTGA
- a CDS encoding OmpA family protein, translating into MRPYSILTKSGLLAFLFLLSACGSKNLIVVLPDENGKTGSVVVQQGGQSLVLDKAYASTQLSGSGNAEAVVMERNEVERVFANVLAARPVPPVSFNLYFKEGGTELTPESVPVREQIFQEIKKRPVTEITVIGHTDRVGTVQSNDTLALKRANSVMKSLVELGIKPESIDAAGRGEREPLVQTGDEVAEPRNRRTEINIR; encoded by the coding sequence ATGCGCCCATACTCCATCTTGACCAAATCTGGCCTGCTGGCATTTCTCTTCCTCCTCTCTGCATGCGGCAGCAAAAATCTCATCGTGGTTCTTCCCGACGAAAACGGTAAAACCGGTTCTGTCGTCGTGCAACAAGGCGGGCAATCCCTGGTTCTGGATAAAGCCTACGCCTCCACACAACTCTCAGGCAGTGGCAATGCGGAAGCTGTTGTCATGGAACGCAATGAAGTGGAACGTGTATTCGCAAACGTCCTGGCTGCCCGCCCCGTTCCGCCGGTATCCTTCAATCTCTATTTCAAGGAGGGAGGTACCGAATTGACGCCGGAATCAGTCCCGGTGAGGGAACAAATTTTCCAGGAAATCAAGAAGCGACCCGTGACAGAAATCACGGTGATCGGCCATACGGATCGTGTCGGCACGGTCCAGAGCAATGATACGCTGGCTCTCAAACGGGCAAATTCCGTCATGAAATCTCTGGTCGAACTCGGAATCAAACCCGAATCCATCGATGCCGCCGGACGGGGTGAAAGGGAACCGCTGGTCCAGACCGGGGATGAAGTGGCAGAACCCCGCAACCGACGTACAGAAATCAATATTCGCTGA
- a CDS encoding anhydro-N-acetylmuramic acid kinase, translating into MTEKIEQWLAIGLMSGTSADGIDAALVQTDGTTPPRLLAFASHPYSSEIRQRVLTLQQPGPGEIDLLGELDRDLGILFAQAALVVCGTAHVAPEQVTVIGSHGQTVRHRPPHFSLQIGDPFRISALTGITTVADFRPADLARGGEGAPLVPLFHQCLFNRIGQRVAVVNLGGIANVTALPALPGQTLISGDTGPANTLLDLLAARISNGAQQCDRDGRYAARGRFDPQALAWLMEHPYLHRPFPKSTGREEFGPQLLDQFQQKFPLLSVEDCFATLTRFTAATVAMAARKLLDPFPQAVVLCGGGAHNPELVRHLADFLPEASMQTSHSLGVDPDAMEAQAFAWFAVRTLRGLPSSLPEATHATEAAILGSIHPGKKNVTTLPFLAHP; encoded by the coding sequence TTGACTGAGAAAATTGAACAATGGCTTGCCATTGGCTTGATGTCGGGAACCTCTGCGGATGGCATTGATGCGGCCCTGGTACAAACCGATGGTACAACACCGCCCCGGCTGTTGGCCTTTGCCAGCCACCCCTATTCGTCAGAAATCCGTCAGCGTGTATTGACTCTGCAACAACCCGGACCCGGAGAGATTGATCTTTTGGGTGAGCTGGATCGGGATCTCGGGATTTTGTTTGCCCAGGCCGCCTTGGTCGTTTGTGGCACGGCCCATGTCGCACCGGAACAGGTCACTGTCATCGGCAGCCATGGCCAGACCGTGCGGCACCGTCCGCCCCATTTTTCCTTGCAGATCGGCGATCCATTCCGCATCAGTGCCCTGACCGGCATCACCACAGTGGCTGATTTTCGTCCGGCGGACCTGGCCCGGGGTGGTGAAGGGGCACCTTTGGTCCCGCTGTTTCATCAATGCCTGTTCAACCGGATCGGGCAGCGTGTGGCGGTCGTCAATCTGGGCGGCATTGCCAACGTGACGGCCCTGCCTGCCTTGCCTGGGCAGACGCTCATTTCCGGAGATACCGGACCTGCCAATACCCTGCTGGATCTTCTCGCTGCCCGCATATCAAACGGGGCGCAACAGTGCGACCGGGATGGCCGTTACGCTGCCCGCGGTCGATTCGATCCCCAGGCACTGGCCTGGCTCATGGAGCATCCCTATCTGCACCGACCCTTTCCCAAATCCACCGGTCGCGAAGAGTTCGGGCCGCAACTCCTGGATCAGTTCCAGCAAAAATTTCCGCTTCTTTCCGTCGAGGATTGCTTTGCCACCCTGACCCGGTTTACGGCGGCAACCGTGGCCATGGCTGCCCGGAAACTGTTGGATCCTTTTCCTCAGGCCGTGGTGTTGTGTGGGGGGGGTGCCCACAACCCGGAACTGGTCCGTCACCTTGCCGACTTTCTGCCGGAGGCGAGCATGCAGACGAGCCACTCCCTCGGTGTGGATCCAGATGCCATGGAGGCCCAGGCTTTTGCCTGGTTTGCCGTGCGCACCCTGCGGGGCCTGCCCTCATCCCTTCCAGAGGCCACCCATGCGACGGAGGCCGCCATATTGGGATCGATTCATCCGGGAAAGAAGAACGTCACCACCCTCCCTTTCCTTGCGCATCCTTGA
- a CDS encoding DUF4435 domain-containing protein, with the protein MGNFSTMYEPEAIGRQYSSRIMLYLESREDLEIFHERWFRGWSEWIEFQSVDAQEGGGGGSSQVFHRVQKDRDCNVPAFGIVDRDVLLNDQVMGRGSNWDAFLESNHAAFESAAHVGPYIKVLRRWEIENYLLHPVAVGKLMQDAEVKSNVTCSPNAAAQCLLDFSAVAILMTAANLVLIEHDRIPIKPLFEQNYSDIQSLTPLVIRYFETQGISDAQEKIDIKCKAIRSFLHDETGTPEDHWDQLNYLIDGKLFLVRFCKWFGFSDPRRLELARKICDHQLIDSEISEFMRMLKEKAIKLG; encoded by the coding sequence ATGGGAAATTTTTCGACAATGTATGAACCAGAAGCAATTGGAAGGCAGTATTCGAGCAGGATCATGCTGTACTTGGAATCCCGCGAAGACTTGGAAATATTCCATGAACGTTGGTTCAGAGGTTGGAGCGAATGGATTGAGTTCCAGTCGGTAGATGCCCAAGAAGGCGGTGGGGGCGGATCCTCTCAAGTCTTTCATCGTGTACAGAAGGATCGGGATTGTAACGTCCCAGCATTTGGTATTGTAGACCGTGATGTCCTTCTAAATGATCAAGTCATGGGTCGTGGTTCCAATTGGGACGCATTCTTGGAATCAAACCATGCTGCCTTCGAGTCGGCTGCCCATGTTGGCCCTTACATTAAAGTATTGCGACGTTGGGAAATAGAGAATTATCTTCTGCATCCGGTTGCTGTAGGTAAGCTGATGCAGGATGCCGAGGTTAAAAGCAACGTTACTTGTTCACCAAATGCCGCAGCCCAATGCCTCCTGGATTTTTCTGCTGTAGCTATCCTGATGACAGCAGCCAATCTGGTGTTAATAGAGCATGATCGGATACCGATAAAACCTCTCTTCGAACAAAATTATTCAGATATACAGAGTCTAACACCACTCGTTATCCGGTATTTTGAAACACAGGGCATTTCAGATGCACAAGAAAAAATTGATATTAAATGTAAAGCTATCCGATCCTTCTTGCATGATGAGACTGGAACTCCAGAAGACCACTGGGACCAGCTTAACTATTTGATCGATGGAAAACTGTTTTTGGTGAGGTTCTGCAAATGGTTTGGATTCTCAGATCCCAGAAGGTTGGAGTTGGCAAGAAAAATCTGTGACCATCAACTGATTGATTCTGAAATTAGTGAATTTATGAGGATGTTAAAAGAAAAGGCAATAAAACTGGGATAG
- a CDS encoding FecR domain-containing protein, whose translation MGYPSPAKTVSITILTLLAMMTAAHANGIGQVKNVQGAVFIEKNNNKTPLKTGDALQQADVIHTGGDGSVGIVFIDNSTMAVGPDTVLALDKFEFNSTTHAGVFNSSLRQGTLAVKSGKIVKQTPEAMKINTRTSVLAVRGTEFVVSSGN comes from the coding sequence ATGGGATACCCGTCACCCGCAAAGACCGTGTCCATCACAATCCTCACTCTTCTTGCCATGATGACAGCAGCCCATGCGAACGGGATTGGCCAGGTAAAAAATGTACAAGGTGCTGTTTTCATTGAAAAAAACAACAATAAGACCCCCCTCAAAACCGGGGATGCCCTGCAACAGGCCGATGTGATCCACACCGGGGGGGACGGTTCGGTTGGCATTGTCTTCATCGACAACAGCACCATGGCCGTGGGACCTGATACCGTGTTGGCCCTGGACAAATTTGAATTCAACAGCACAACACATGCGGGGGTCTTCAACAGCTCATTGCGCCAGGGTACCTTGGCAGTCAAATCGGGAAAAATTGTCAAACAAACCCCGGAAGCCATGAAAATCAATACCCGAACATCGGTGCTGGCAGTCCGTGGCACCGAGTTTGTCGTCAGCTCCGGAAACTGA
- a CDS encoding CHASE2 domain-containing protein, which translates to MGFLIRHSGVAPGIALLILGMGLHLWGGFTPLHGLRLAWFDLYQRVLPRAQDASPVVIVAVDETSLKAVGQWPWPRSILAKLLHEISAAKAVAVGVDLLWPEPDRLSPEIWALSQPDLSAAQRQALLALPANDALLAASIKTVPVVLGVAGLDDHKPDRGPKTLVRVRGASPLPFLDHHPSILRTLPVIDQVAAGHGVVSVNKDGDGLVRTLPLVTAIGTEVMPSLGVEVLRLVKGAAWIDLSVGKDGIESVGIGDLIIPSAPSGKFWVHYTPHVPERFVSAVDVLSGKAADILEGRMVLLGVTGLGLTDYPVTSLHESMPGIEVHAQFLENIFSGQILQRPPWANRAEVALLGCLGLFLLLGIPRLSPLGGLALFLTLTTLTLGMGWWAYWQPLWLLDTATPGAGGSLLYLVLLGGSLTQARRQKRDLAKMVERERLAAAQMAIELEAAQRIRESEERVRLLLESVGEGVLGVDLAGQITFANPQASILLGCPGDALIGLNAHEKFHHSAADGTPYPLEACRWLKTMLDGVAYHIDHEVFWRMDGTHMDVEYRCTPVRHGEQMAGAVVSFSDITERKRIQHERNEAMNVISGSILYASRIQRSVLPDTAILDKTFSDYFVYWEPRDTVGGDIYWCDAWGNGILLLLGDCTGHGVPGAFMTLIAVGALRQAKAEVPEGDVTALIRRTHQLIQITLGQHLETGESDDGIELGICHVQTHKNLLIFAGARFDLFIVADNSVQIIKGNKKGIGYRGIDATQPYDVHELSLLPGSSCFMTTDGLLDQIGGTNRRAFGKNRFKELLLSLQHLPMTEQKEQIRQTLVTFQGEEKRRDDVSVIGFRFAEADWHAHGRASQASVCPRPGQPEPGGTGH; encoded by the coding sequence ATGGGCTTTTTGATCCGCCATTCCGGGGTGGCACCGGGTATTGCACTCCTGATACTGGGTATGGGGTTGCATCTGTGGGGCGGATTCACCCCGCTGCATGGTTTGCGTCTGGCCTGGTTTGATCTCTATCAGCGGGTGCTGCCACGTGCCCAGGATGCCTCTCCTGTCGTCATTGTGGCTGTGGATGAAACAAGCCTGAAGGCCGTCGGACAGTGGCCCTGGCCCCGTTCGATCCTGGCAAAACTTCTCCATGAAATTTCTGCCGCCAAAGCGGTGGCGGTTGGTGTGGACCTGCTCTGGCCGGAACCGGACCGCCTTTCTCCTGAAATCTGGGCACTCTCCCAACCCGATCTTTCTGCCGCTCAGCGACAGGCCCTGCTGGCCCTGCCTGCCAACGATGCCCTGTTGGCCGCTTCCATCAAAACGGTCCCGGTGGTTCTCGGTGTTGCCGGTTTGGATGACCATAAACCAGACCGTGGTCCCAAAACCCTGGTGCGCGTTCGTGGCGCATCCCCCCTGCCCTTCCTCGATCACCATCCGTCCATTCTGCGCACCCTGCCGGTCATCGATCAGGTTGCGGCAGGCCATGGGGTGGTCTCCGTCAACAAGGATGGCGATGGCCTCGTGCGCACCCTGCCTCTGGTAACCGCCATCGGCACGGAGGTCATGCCCTCTCTGGGAGTTGAGGTATTGCGTCTGGTCAAAGGTGCCGCCTGGATCGATCTCTCCGTTGGCAAGGATGGCATCGAGTCGGTTGGCATCGGTGACCTGATCATCCCCAGCGCTCCTTCAGGCAAATTCTGGGTGCATTATACCCCCCATGTCCCGGAGCGGTTTGTCTCCGCAGTCGATGTCCTCTCCGGCAAGGCCGCCGATATCCTGGAGGGGCGCATGGTTCTGCTGGGAGTGACCGGACTTGGATTGACGGATTATCCGGTCACTTCGCTGCATGAATCGATGCCTGGCATCGAGGTGCATGCCCAGTTTTTGGAAAACATATTTTCCGGGCAGATCCTGCAACGCCCCCCCTGGGCCAACCGGGCTGAAGTCGCCCTGCTGGGATGCCTGGGACTGTTTTTGTTGCTCGGGATTCCTCGCCTGTCGCCACTTGGGGGGTTGGCACTCTTCCTGACCCTGACAACGCTCACTTTGGGAATGGGCTGGTGGGCCTATTGGCAACCCTTATGGCTGTTGGACACGGCCACCCCGGGAGCAGGCGGCTCACTCCTCTATCTTGTACTCCTGGGAGGTTCTCTGACCCAGGCACGCCGGCAAAAACGCGACCTGGCCAAAATGGTCGAACGAGAACGCCTGGCCGCCGCCCAGATGGCCATCGAACTGGAAGCCGCCCAACGCATCAGGGAAAGCGAAGAGCGCGTCCGGTTGTTACTGGAATCCGTGGGCGAAGGGGTGTTGGGCGTTGACCTTGCCGGACAGATCACCTTTGCCAACCCGCAGGCCAGCATTCTGCTGGGTTGCCCCGGCGATGCCTTGATCGGCCTGAATGCACACGAAAAGTTCCATCACAGCGCCGCCGATGGCACACCCTATCCCTTGGAAGCATGCCGGTGGCTCAAAACCATGCTCGATGGTGTCGCCTACCATATTGATCATGAAGTATTCTGGCGCATGGATGGCACACACATGGATGTCGAATACCGTTGCACACCGGTCCGTCACGGTGAACAGATGGCCGGTGCCGTCGTCTCGTTCAGCGACATCACCGAACGCAAACGCATCCAGCACGAACGCAACGAGGCCATGAATGTCATATCAGGCAGCATCCTGTACGCCAGCCGCATTCAACGCTCCGTGCTGCCCGATACCGCCATTCTCGACAAAACTTTTTCTGATTATTTTGTTTACTGGGAACCACGCGACACGGTGGGGGGTGACATCTATTGGTGTGATGCCTGGGGCAACGGCATATTGCTGCTCCTGGGCGATTGCACGGGGCACGGCGTTCCCGGGGCATTCATGACCCTGATTGCCGTGGGTGCCCTGCGGCAGGCCAAGGCCGAGGTACCTGAAGGTGATGTGACTGCCCTGATCCGCCGCACGCACCAGCTCATCCAGATCACCCTCGGGCAACACCTGGAAACGGGTGAGTCGGACGATGGCATCGAGCTGGGGATCTGCCATGTTCAGACCCATAAAAACCTGCTGATCTTTGCCGGTGCCCGCTTTGATCTCTTCATCGTCGCCGACAACAGCGTCCAAATCATCAAGGGGAACAAAAAAGGAATTGGTTATCGTGGTATTGACGCCACGCAACCCTACGATGTCCATGAATTGTCCCTCCTGCCAGGCTCAAGCTGCTTCATGACCACGGATGGTCTGCTCGATCAGATCGGCGGCACCAACCGCCGGGCTTTCGGAAAAAACCGCTTCAAGGAATTGCTGCTCTCCCTCCAACATCTGCCCATGACAGAACAAAAAGAACAGATCCGGCAGACTCTGGTCACCTTCCAGGGAGAAGAAAAACGTCGCGATGATGTCTCCGTCATCGGCTTTCGGTTTGCCGAGGCAGATTGGCATGCCCATGGCCGGGCCAGCCAGGCATCGGTATGCCCACGGCCAGGTCAACCAGAACCGGGCGGAACCGGGCACTGA
- a CDS encoding ATP-binding protein, whose translation MDELLGLVKLEMENVYESFGPDPMTVPSLLYFDAYRDIPTVSDDSQSISRPPEWFYRPLHRFGLHGDQWQHSLDNVLVWLTWLNDGRYEAMQVLLNELVFTGTNKALDSISRQYMEARIIAGEGHHRLDQLSSGEKSLLQLLLRIHLHLTSNSFVLIDELDAHLHPKLQHRLYQALKRVVTANPNITIIVTTHSRELIDQYGIDMKVGEHGLRLGGHLIETDEI comes from the coding sequence GTGGACGAGCTTCTGGGCTTGGTCAAATTGGAGATGGAAAATGTCTACGAAAGTTTCGGACCAGATCCGATGACTGTCCCCTCGCTACTCTACTTCGATGCCTATCGAGATATACCCACTGTTTCCGACGACTCACAATCCATCAGTCGTCCCCCCGAATGGTTCTATCGCCCCCTGCATCGTTTTGGCTTGCACGGAGATCAATGGCAACACAGTCTGGACAACGTTCTTGTCTGGCTGACTTGGCTGAACGATGGTCGTTATGAAGCTATGCAGGTCCTGCTCAACGAGTTGGTGTTCACCGGAACCAATAAGGCTCTGGATAGCATAAGCCGCCAATATATGGAAGCACGTATCATAGCAGGGGAAGGTCACCATCGTCTTGACCAACTTTCCAGCGGAGAAAAAAGCCTCTTGCAGCTATTGCTGCGAATCCATTTGCACCTTACCAGCAACAGTTTCGTGTTGATCGACGAATTGGATGCCCATCTACACCCGAAGCTGCAACACCGCCTCTATCAAGCACTCAAACGAGTTGTCACAGCCAACCCTAATATCACCATCATTGTTACGACGCATTCTCGTGAATTAATCGATCAGTATGGCATAGATATGAAAGTTGGTGAACATGGCTTGCGTTTGGGTGGACATCTAATTGAAACCGATGAGATCTAA
- a CDS encoding AAA family ATPase: MDRALSIRSCHPVALTLFAMGPFQDKPFYLDFTNKEGESCNFFLLISPNGRGKTTLLEAMAALMNILDSSLTPKPPHERLWSNPDARAQLDMRLAVTMEGKVKEVLLTLAAGGGSPHETRSWNARDLKRVQTEEHMHIA; encoded by the coding sequence ATGGACCGCGCTTTGTCTATTCGCAGTTGTCACCCTGTTGCTCTGACTCTGTTCGCCATGGGGCCGTTTCAGGACAAGCCATTTTATCTGGACTTCACCAATAAAGAGGGGGAGAGCTGCAACTTTTTTTTGCTCATTTCGCCCAATGGACGAGGCAAGACCACTCTCCTGGAGGCTATGGCCGCTCTGATGAACATCCTGGATTCTTCCCTCACCCCAAAACCACCCCATGAACGGTTGTGGTCGAATCCGGATGCACGTGCTCAACTGGACATGCGCCTTGCTGTCACAATGGAAGGCAAAGTCAAAGAGGTTCTTCTGACCCTCGCTGCGGGGGGTGGTTCTCCCCATGAAACCCGAAGCTGGAATGCACGTGACCTGAAGCGAGTACAAACCGAAGAACACATGCACATCGCCTAG